Genomic DNA from Arthrobacter sp. B1I2:
TCTCCCCGCCGGGGGCGGTCACACGCACGTCGCCTTCGATGGTGAGCGGGACGGTGGACATGGGCAGGACCTGGCCGCGGGCGCCGAGCAGCGCACCGGCCCACTTGAGCCCTGCGACGGTGTCACCCAGCAACTCCCAGAGCGTGACGATCAGCAGGTTTCCCATGGCGTGCTCGTCCAGCGACCCGCCGGGGCCCTTGCCGGGCCGGAACCGGTGCTGCATGACGTCGCGCCAGGTGCGGCCCCAGTCCGTGTCGTCGCAGAGCGCGGAGAGGGCCATGCGGAGATCCCCCGGCGGAAGGACGCCGTACTCCTCGCGCAGACGCCCTGAAGAGCCGCCGTCGTCCGCCACCGTGACCACCGCGGTGAGTTCGGAGGTGAGCAGCCGCAGTGCGGAGAGCGAGGCCGCCAGGCCGTGTCCGCCGCCCAGCGCCACCACGTTGGGGCCCTTGTCCTGCTGGCCCGAACCCTTGCCGGCGGCCGGCGGCACCAGGGGCAGGGCTCCGGTGAACAGGGCCATTATTCGCGGCCCAGATCCCGGTGCGCGGTGGTGACCGTGACCCGGGGGTACTGCGCGAGTTTCTTGGAAAGTTCCACTGCGACCGCAACGGAGCGGTGCTTGCCGCCCGTACAGCCGACGGCGATGGTGGCGTAGTGCTTGTTCTCCCTGCGGTACCCCTCCAGGACGGGTTCCAGTGCCAGGACGTAGCGGTCCACGAAGTTCTTGACCCCTTCGGCCTCCAGCACGTAGTCGCTGACGTCCTTGTCCAGGCCGGTCTGCGGACGCAGCTGCGGCACCCAGTGCGGGTTGGGGATGAACCTGACGTCGGCCACGTAGTTGGCATCCACCGGCAGGCCGTACTTGAAACCAAAGCTCATGACATTGAGCCGCAGGGCAACCGGGCCGGTTTCGCTGAACAGTTCCGTAATGGCGGTGGCCAGGCCGTGAACGTTGTAGTTGGAGGTATCCAGGACGACGTCGGAGCTGTCGCGCAGTTCCTGCAGCAGCTCACGTTCGGCGGCGATGCCGTCAAGGATGCGGCCGCCGCCCTGCAGGGGATGCGGGCGGCGCCCCTGTTCGAACCGCCGGACCAGGACGTTGTCGCTGGCGTCGAGGAACAGGACGCGGAAGGTCACGCCGCTCGCCGCGAGTGCGCCCAGGGCCGAGCGGATGTCCGCGAAGAGGCCCTTGCTGCGTACGTCAATCACCACTGCCAGCCGCGGAATTGACTGCGGGGCGTGTGAAACGAGCTCCGCGAGCGTGCCCAGCATCTGTGGCGGGAGGTTCTCCACGACATACCAGCCGTGGTCCTCCAGCGCGTCTGCGGCGGTGCTCCGCCCGGCGCCGGACATTCCGGTGACCACCAGCAGCTCCGCTTCGAGCGGCTTGACGGGCTCCAGCCCATCGTGGCCCGCTCCGGATTCCGCCGTCGTGTCTGCCATGAAGCCTGCCCCGTTTCCTCGT
This window encodes:
- the rapZ gene encoding RNase adapter RapZ, translating into MADTTAESGAGHDGLEPVKPLEAELLVVTGMSGAGRSTAADALEDHGWYVVENLPPQMLGTLAELVSHAPQSIPRLAVVIDVRSKGLFADIRSALGALAASGVTFRVLFLDASDNVLVRRFEQGRRPHPLQGGGRILDGIAAERELLQELRDSSDVVLDTSNYNVHGLATAITELFSETGPVALRLNVMSFGFKYGLPVDANYVADVRFIPNPHWVPQLRPQTGLDKDVSDYVLEAEGVKNFVDRYVLALEPVLEGYRRENKHYATIAVGCTGGKHRSVAVAVELSKKLAQYPRVTVTTAHRDLGRE
- a CDS encoding gluconeogenesis factor YvcK family protein, producing the protein MALFTGALPLVPPAAGKGSGQQDKGPNVVALGGGHGLAASLSALRLLTSELTAVVTVADDGGSSGRLREEYGVLPPGDLRMALSALCDDTDWGRTWRDVMQHRFRPGKGPGGSLDEHAMGNLLIVTLWELLGDTVAGLKWAGALLGARGQVLPMSTVPLTIEGDVRVTAPGGETELQTIRGQARCAVAGSLEEVRLLPKAAPACTDALTAIELADWVVLGPGSWYTSVLPHLLLPEMRQALCSTPAKRCLTMNLATDTKETTGMTAADHLHVLRRYAPEFSVDVVLADPASVPDRQEFEKAAGMIGAEVVLGKVGASGRRPVHEPLRLATAYQDIFGNS